A segment of the Sphingobacterium oryzagri genome:
CAAAAAGCATCTGCCGCGGATCTGGTGATGCCGAGTAAACTGACCGGCATTCTGGCGGCCGGAGGCTGTGCAATAGTTACCGCACAGCCGGGAACAACCTTGTTTGATGTGGTGCACGAAAAACAGATGGGTGTCGTCGTGGCGCCGGAAGATGACCTGGCGTTAAGCGAAGGCATCCGAAAAGGTTTATATACGGATACTACGGCTTACAAAATAAATGCGCGTACGTATGCAGAGCACTACTTAGCGAAACAGCGCATCCTGGAAAAGTTCGAACGCGATATAAATGCGTTAATGGTCTAACAAAAGTTAAAAAACATGAAGCGAATAGTAGCAATTATAACAATAGTCGTAAGTTTATGTGCCGTAAAAGCGCAAGACAAGCTGACGGATTCTTTACATGTGCAGGTTGGTACACAAATGCAGGTGGCATCGGAAGATTTTCAGCCGCTCTGGGGCAAAGCCAATCGGTTTGGTATGGCGAGCGATCGAAAGTTTGATCAAATTACCTGGGTAGAAGCTACCAATACAAACCGTTTGGGCGAGATGAAATTCTGGAGTGATACCGCTTCGCCCGTTAGCTTAGATTATGGAGTTACGGCGTTCAATGCGGACCATTACAGTCGTTTTGTGCTGCAACAAGCTTATGCACAATTGAGCTATAAATCCTGGTTTATTCGTGGTGGTCGTCACCGCGATCTCTGGGATGATCTAGACCCTATGCTTTCCATGGGATCCTTAGGAACAAGCGGTAATGCCCTACCCATTCCTAAAATAACGATTGGTATGGACGATTATGTAAATATTCCCTGGACAAATGGCGTGTTGCAGTTTAAGGGGATGATAGGCCATGGCTGGCTAGGTGATAATCGTTACATGGAATCATTTTTACATGAAAAAAGCTTTTATGGGCGTGTCAACTTAGGGAAATGGAAAATATACGGAGGTATACAACATTATGTAGAGTGGGGTGGACGTCGGCCATCGGAAGGTATTTATTTAGATCGTTCGCTGGCTGGATTTTTTGATGTATTGTTTGTCTCCGAAGCAAATGATGGGTCCTTGCCGACGGAAAGTGAACAAGCGGGGGTAAGACCAAATCGAGCAGGTGATCAACGAGGCGTAGCCGAACTCGGAATTTACTATGAAAACGACGACGTGTGGGTGCATGCGTACAATCAAACGCCTTTTGAAAGCGGCAAAGGTATAGATATTCGTAATATGGATAGATTGTTAGGTGTTCATATAAAAAGCAAAAAGACTTCTGCATTTTTGCAAACCATCGTCGGCGAGTTTATCTATACCAAACAGATGGAAGATTTTGGTGGAGACGAAATGCAAAGCTACTATAATAACGGTGCAATGAAGACGGGCTGGGAGTATGAAAGAATGGTTGTCGGTACACCTCTTTTTACAAATAGAGAAGATGCCTCAAACTATTTTCCGATAGAACCTTTTGACTGGCGAGGAACTGCTAGAATTCCTGGAAATAATAATATTATTAATAGTCGGCTAATCGGCGGCAATATTGCTGCGAAGTTTCGATTGGATGAGCAATGGAGAATGTTAGCCAAAGTAACGCCAGTAATGAACTATGGCGCGCGTAATTACGAGGCTTTTTACGGTAATGGAGACGGTCTATTTCAATGTTACTCTTCTGTAGGCTTGAGTTATCAACAAGGCCCATGGGTTTGGAATGCGCGAGCTAATGCAGACTTTGGTCAATTGTACAGTAACGTGGGCGGTAGCATAGGCGTTACTTATGTACTAAGGTAGTCAGCGCTTAGTTTTTACAGTGTAAAAATAGAATTTGTATATATAAAATAATGTAAGTTGTGAAAAATATAAAAAAAATTACGTGTATCGGTGCGGGCTACGTTGGTGGACCCACCATGTCTGTCATCGCACAGAAAAATCCAAATGTAGAAGTTACTGTTGTCGACCTGAATCAGGCGCGTATTGCCGCCTGGAATGACGAGGATCTAGCCAATTTACCGGTGTATGAGCCAGGCTTGGATGCGGTGGTTGGTGAAGCCCGCGGACGCAACCTCTTTTTCTCTACCGATGTGGATAAAGCAATTGATGAAGCCGATATGATTTTTATTTCGGTCAATACGCCGACAAAAACTTACGGAAAAGGTAAAGGGCAAGCGGCCGATTTGAAGTTTATCGAGCTATGTGCCCGTCAAATTGCTTCCATTGCTAAATCCGATAAAATCGTGGTCGAAAAGTCGACATTGCCTGTGCGGACGGCAGAGGCGCTGAAAAGCATTTTGGACAATACCGGTAACGGGGTGAATTTTCATATCCTGTCCAATCCGGAATTTCTCGCAGAAGGAACAGCCGTTACCGATTTGCATAACCCGGACCGTGTATTGATTGGCGGTGAAGATGCAGAAGCTATTGAAGCACTGGTAAACGTATATGAAGCCTGGGTGCCCAGAGAGCGTATATTAACGACCAACCTCTGGTCGTCTGAACTATCAAAATTAGTGGCCAATGCTTTTTTAGCGCAACGTGTAAGCTCGATCAATGCGATATCAGAACTTTGTGAGGTAACAGGTGCCAATGTGGATGAGGTGTCGCGAGCAATTGGCCAGGATACCCGTATTGGATCAAAATTTTTGAAAGCCTCTGTAGGTTTTGGAGGGTCTTGCTTTCAAAAGGACATTCTTAATCTGGTATACATCGCACGCTCGTATAATTTAAAAGAAGTAGCCGACTATTGGGAACAAGTGATCTTGCTCAACGATCATCAAAAGACACGTTTTGCTGAAAAAATCATCCAAACGATGTATAATACGGTAAATGGCAAGCAAATTGCGTTTCTAGGTTGGGCCTTTAAAAAAGATACCAACGATACGCGCGAATCAGCGGCGATTTATGTAGCCGATCATTTATTGGATGAGGAAGCGAATGTGATCGTTTACGATCCGAAGGTAAGTGCCGAGCAAATCTATAAAGATCTTGATTATCTAGGTACACGCACGCCAGAAGAAAACCGCCGATTGGTGAAGGTGGTGAGCGATCCGTATGAGGCCTTAAACGGAGCGCATGCCGTAGCGGTACTCACGGAGTGGGATGAATTTAAAAATTACGATTGGTCGCGTATCAAGCTGATGATGAAACGACCGTCGTTCGTTTTCGACGGCAGAAAATTATTGGACCGTAAACAGCTGGAAGCATTGGAGTTTGCTTATTACGCGATTGGAGAATAACAAGGTGTAGCAAATGTAGCAGTATAAAACCTGTTATGTGAAAACGAAGACCTGATGATAGTAAAAAATTAAAAATATATAGACATGAAAATCGGAATTACTTTTTCTGCTTTTGATTTGCTCCATGCAGGGCATATCAAGATGCTTGAGGACGCCAAGGAGCAATGTGATTTTTTAATTTGTGGCCTGCAAACAGATCCGACGCTTGATCGGCCGGAAAAGAACAAGCCTACACAGACCGTAGTAGAACGCTACATTCAGCTAAAAGGCTGCAAGTATGTTGATCAGATCGTGCCTTACGCAACAGAGCAGGATTTGGAAGATATTTTACGTTCTTTTAATATTGATGTTCGTATCTTAGGGGACGAATATCGTGAAAAGAATTTCACGGGTCGCCAGTATTGCGAAGAGAAAGGTATCGAGCTGTACTTTAACAGTCGCGATCATCGTTTTTCAAGCTCGGGGCTACGTAAAGTCGTTGCCGAGAAAGAAAAGGAGAAAAACGGAGCCATATTGGTTATAGAAAAAGCGGCTACAAAAACAAAGAAAGCGTAAAGGCGGAATAACTGGTAAAGGAAGCGTAACGATGAGGCGTATGGTACAAGCCAGACGCGCGATACGCCTTACTCACAACGTATTGTGCACGATTAAAATAAAGACATGAAAATAGGAATTACATTTGGTGTGTTTGATTTATTACATGCTGGTCATATCATGATGTTGGAAGAAGCAAAACGACACTGCGATTACCTT
Coding sequences within it:
- a CDS encoding adenylyltransferase/cytidyltransferase family protein; amino-acid sequence: MKIGITFSAFDLLHAGHIKMLEDAKEQCDFLICGLQTDPTLDRPEKNKPTQTVVERYIQLKGCKYVDQIVPYATEQDLEDILRSFNIDVRILGDEYREKNFTGRQYCEEKGIELYFNSRDHRFSSSGLRKVVAEKEKEKNGAILVIEKAATKTKKA
- a CDS encoding nucleotide sugar dehydrogenase, with protein sequence MKNIKKITCIGAGYVGGPTMSVIAQKNPNVEVTVVDLNQARIAAWNDEDLANLPVYEPGLDAVVGEARGRNLFFSTDVDKAIDEADMIFISVNTPTKTYGKGKGQAADLKFIELCARQIASIAKSDKIVVEKSTLPVRTAEALKSILDNTGNGVNFHILSNPEFLAEGTAVTDLHNPDRVLIGGEDAEAIEALVNVYEAWVPRERILTTNLWSSELSKLVANAFLAQRVSSINAISELCEVTGANVDEVSRAIGQDTRIGSKFLKASVGFGGSCFQKDILNLVYIARSYNLKEVADYWEQVILLNDHQKTRFAEKIIQTMYNTVNGKQIAFLGWAFKKDTNDTRESAAIYVADHLLDEEANVIVYDPKVSAEQIYKDLDYLGTRTPEENRRLVKVVSDPYEALNGAHAVAVLTEWDEFKNYDWSRIKLMMKRPSFVFDGRKLLDRKQLEALEFAYYAIGE
- a CDS encoding capsule assembly Wzi family protein — encoded protein: MKRIVAIITIVVSLCAVKAQDKLTDSLHVQVGTQMQVASEDFQPLWGKANRFGMASDRKFDQITWVEATNTNRLGEMKFWSDTASPVSLDYGVTAFNADHYSRFVLQQAYAQLSYKSWFIRGGRHRDLWDDLDPMLSMGSLGTSGNALPIPKITIGMDDYVNIPWTNGVLQFKGMIGHGWLGDNRYMESFLHEKSFYGRVNLGKWKIYGGIQHYVEWGGRRPSEGIYLDRSLAGFFDVLFVSEANDGSLPTESEQAGVRPNRAGDQRGVAELGIYYENDDVWVHAYNQTPFESGKGIDIRNMDRLLGVHIKSKKTSAFLQTIVGEFIYTKQMEDFGGDEMQSYYNNGAMKTGWEYERMVVGTPLFTNREDASNYFPIEPFDWRGTARIPGNNNIINSRLIGGNIAAKFRLDEQWRMLAKVTPVMNYGARNYEAFYGNGDGLFQCYSSVGLSYQQGPWVWNARANADFGQLYSNVGGSIGVTYVLR